A region from the Medicago truncatula cultivar Jemalong A17 chromosome 6, MtrunA17r5.0-ANR, whole genome shotgun sequence genome encodes:
- the LOC25495270 gene encoding 7-deoxyloganetin glucosyltransferase, whose translation MSNFAKRKPHAVLTPYPVQGHINALLKLAKLLHFRGFHITFVNTEYNHKRLLKSKGPNAFDGFNDFNFETIPDGLTSMEGDGDVSQDLRALCRSIIKNFHRFFRELFAKLHDSATAGLIPPVTCFVSDCYMPFTVDVAEEHALPIVLFSPCSACFFLAGFHIPKLFQNGLLPLKDESYETNGYLDTIVDWIPGLKNFRLKHLPTLIRIKDPNDLMIEFMIEVGDKCHKASAIVFNTSNELESDVMNTLSSIFPSLYTIGPFASFLSQSPQNHLASLDSNLWKEDTKCLEWLETKESKSVVYVNFGSIIVMSQEKLLEFAWGLANSKKPFLWIIRPDLVIGGSVVLSSEFVNEISDRGLIASWCPQEKVLNHPSIGGFLTHCGWNSTTESVCAGMPMLCRPFFADQPPNSRIICQEWKIGMEIDTNVKRGEVEKLINELMVGEKGKKMRQRAMELKKKAEEDTRFGGCSYMNLDKVIKEVLLKQY comes from the exons atGAGTAACTTTGCAAAGAGAAAACCACATGCAGTGTTAACTCCATATCCAGTTCAAGGCCATATCAATGCATTGTTGAAACTAGCAAAACTACTTCACTTTAGAGGCTTTCACATAACCTTTGTAAACACTGAATACAATCACAAACGGTTGCTCAAATCAAAGGGTCCAAATGCCTTTGATGGTTTCAATGATTTTAACTTTGAGACTATACCAGATGGTTTAACTTCAATGGAAGGTGATGGTGATGTTAGTCAAGACTTACGCGCTCTTTGTCGATCAATCATCAAGAACTTTCATCGCTTTTTTCGTGAACTTTTTGCTAAACTTCACGATTCTGCAACTGCTGGTCTTATACCTCCAGTTACTTGCTTTGTTTCCGATTGCTATATGCCATTTACAGTAGATGTTGCTGAAGAACATGCTCTCCCAATTGTTCTATTTTCGCCGTGTAGTGCATGTTTCTTCTTGGCTGGTTTTCATATTCCTAAATTGTTTCAGAATGGTCTACTACCACTCAAAG ATGAGAGTTATGAAACAAATGGATATTTGGACACTATAGTTGACTGGATTCCAGGTTTGAAAAACTTTAGATTGAAGCATCTTCCTACTTTAATTAGGATAAAAGATCCTAATGATTTGATGATAGAATTTATGATTGAAGTAGGAGATAAATGTCACAAAGCTTCTGCTATTGTTTTCAACACTTCTAATGAACTTGAGAGTGATGTTATGAATACTCTTAGTTCTATATTCCCTTCTCTATACACAATTGGTCCGTTCGCTTCGTTTTTAAGTCAAAGTCCGCAAAATCACTTGGCATCTTTAGATTCTAATCTTTGGAAAGAAGATACTAAATGTCTTgaatggcttgaaacaaaagaatcaaaatcTGTTGTTTATGTAAATTTTGGCAGCATCATAGTTATGTCTCAAGAGAAATTATTAGAGTTTGCTTGGGGTTTAGCCAACAGCAAGAAACCCTTTTTGTGGATTATTAGGCCTGATCTTGTCATTGGTGGCTCGGTTGTTTTGTCATCGGAGTTTGTGAATGAAATTTCAGATAGAGGCCTAATAGCAAGTTGGTGTCCGCAAGAGAAAGTGTTGAACCATCCTTCAATTGGCGGATTCTTGACTCACTGCGGATGGAACTCAACCACGGAAAGTGTATGTGCTGGAATGCCAATGTTGTGTAGGCCATTTTTTGCTGATCAACCACCTAACAGTAGAATTATTTGCCAAGAATGGAAGATTGGGATGGAAATTGATACCAATGTAAAGAGAGGGGAGGTAGAGAAACTGATCAACGAATTGATGGTGggagagaaaggaaagaagatGAGGCAAAGGGCCATGGAGTTGAAGAAGAAGGCAGAGGAGGATACAAGATTTGGTGGTTGTTCATACATGAACTTGGATAAAGTGATTAAGGAGGTCTTGCTTAAACAATATTAG